The following is a genomic window from Prunus persica cultivar Lovell chromosome G7, Prunus_persica_NCBIv2, whole genome shotgun sequence.
CTTAATTACCTCAACGAATAATTTGATTGCGAAATGCAAGTTGATTTCATTTTGTGTGCTGTGATGTCTATCTAATCTAGCAAAGTGGTACACCTTTTTGCTAGCACTGCAGATAACTAGATACGGGTTATTTCTATAGATGAATTTTGCTATATTGATCGCCCAAGTGTATGAGGACGAATTTTAGTTGAAAATTCTTCATGCACATGTGAGTGACTGACACAATACACTTTACAAATTGAGCCGGCATAACTATTTTGTTTGGAGTAGAAGAGAAGTAAAGATTTAGTCACTGGAATTTGCTGTAGGGACCACTAAGATTGCTGCATCAAACGGCTCCCACACATCATTGAATCCTATCATATGTTTAAAAATTGTTGTAGTTGATTTTGTAAAGTCAATATGTAGGTCCATTGAATTTAGTTATTATTTGATGAGAAAATATCATCGGAATTGTCAAGTCATACTTGTTTATTGAGTATTAGAAGTCTAAATTCTGTTGAGTTGATCGTTCATCTAGGATTATTATTATAAGGCCAGCATGTGTTTATTATAACTTGAATCTGGCAATCTGCATATGCATTTGCTCTCCAACACAACTCCCGAGCTCTAGGCTTTAATgtgacaagaagaaaaaagcacGTTCGGCCTCGTTTCAGTATTTGCTAGTAGGCAATGTTTGCTTGTCAAATTCGATGGTCAATGTGAATATTTATCTGATTCTTATTTGTAGACCTGACAAAATGATATGCATGATACGAAGAGGCAtgaaaaattaagtattcGGGCTAAACACGACACAACACGTAAAATTTGTGAATGAGtctgaatttatatatttggaCATGATAAATTAATGTGTCTGGTTTGAATTGAATATAATCTCACACAACACGAACACGACAAAACATGACACtgctaaatttacttatttatacatacaaTGCTAATAAATCGTTAGACAACAGAATAGAAAAACATTATCTATATTGGTGCAAGGCTTATAGTTTCACTTGCAGCCCATTGTTTGTGATTCTAACCCATTTCAGATTTCCTCATAAGTCTCACAATTCAATCATATTAGCAGTTTAAAATGCCAAATGGCCCATGATGAAAGATGTAAGATTTGCTAAAAGGCAGCCTCTCCAGCCCTAGTTAACTCCCCTAAAGGCCTGTCAATGCAATCTTTACATTTCTACATTTCCTCTATTTTAGGGAGGTTAAAATGAGGGGATTTTATGAGGGGTAATGAATGAGGTTCTTAATAACCGTTCGATTCAATGCATAGTTATTATTGGACTGTTGGATTGAAATCCTTCATTATAACCCCTCAACATAACCACTCGTTACAGAAGCTCCCTGAAAAGTTTGGGTGCAATTGTGCAAAGAAATAACTGTAACATAAAAGGTCAAGCATTAGCTGCTCTactaaaagtgaaaaagagcAAATTAAAGCAAACATGAGAAGGAATCATATCATATGAGATGGAGGCACATAAAATGACAAGCTTTTTATTCGTAGTTTCTTCTCTCGCATCGCATAGGTAGGTGTTTGGCAAATCACCAATAACTCTTCAACACAACATACACACCACTCTCTCAAAGTTTCCTACTACTACTAGCTAGGGTATCTTTTATGGCATTTTCATTACATTGTCAGTGTAAAGAAATATTGATCTTAAAAGAGGCAAAAGTTTGCTCAGAAAGTAAAAGCAATACAATCCAAATAAATGTGGAAACTGGTCCAATTTCTTGCACCCTTGTACAAGGTTTGTTTGTTCATGCAGTGTGCATGGTCAACACCAAACCTTGCATTAGCTCTAAGGACTGCCTTTCCTCTCCTCCAATTGCTTTTGGATGGCCACCACATCCCCAAGCCCAACAACNNNNNNNNNNNNNNNNNNNNNNNNNNNNNNNNNNNNNNNNNNNNNNNNNNNNNNNNNNNNNNNNNNNNNNNNNNNNNNNNNNNNNNNNNNNNNNNNNNNNTTTTTCTTTTGTGGCCTCTACCTTTTCCTTTACCTCTTCCATCTCCACTAGCTCCACCATTCCCACCACCTGCTCCGCCACCACTTCCCCCACCTTGACCACCAtttccacctccacctccacctcctccaccaccacctcctcctccatttTGATTGTTATTGCTTTTGACTAAAACTTCATCAGATGAAGCAGTCAGCTTGGGGATAACAGCAGCAGTGGCATTATTAAACCCAGCATTAATGCCACCATCTATTGCATCAGAATCTTCGAGCCCATCAACCAAACACATGCTCAAAAAAACAGCAAGACCTAAACAAACTCCAAACACGCTGCCCTTAATCTCCATCTTCTGCCTCATGAACTTGAGATCAATGCAAAAACCCAAGTCATCCCCAACCCTCTTTATACTCTTTGAATAGAATATATTGTACTTCCAATTGGCAATGCAGCTCCCACTATAACTAACTTCCAATAAGTAGCAAACCCTAACCTAACCCCTCCCAAAGGCTGCAAAAGAGATAGTACATACATAGAGTAGTAGTGAGATATCATATTTGATGACTTGTTGCGCAATTTGCAATTTGTCCccactttttattatttgcgTGACCTCTGCacgcttttccttttttataaaagCCAAAGTCTCTTATTTCCATCACTCTGGTTAACTCTATATAAGATACccatctttgttttgtttgtatcCCAAGCCCCCCACCACTTTCGTTGTATATTAGCATACTGAAAAGCTTCCAGTTGGTCCTCTGTAAGCAACTTGTTTATCTGTCAGGCACGTTCGAATCCCTGTCCTTCAGATTAATTaatacaaatttaattttttattattgaaatGGGTGATAACATGCTAAACTTACATACACTACACGGTAACACACGGATGTTAGGACCCGAACACTAATGGATCCTTTGCAATACAAATTCGATTAGTGTATACTTTATCGTGCTAATTAAACTTGCTTGATTCATTAAGAGGGTAACAAGTCAAAATAAACAGAATTTaggttttcttctttgagCAAAAGCAATGTGGACTTTAAAGGACTAAGTTGTTTCAGCTGTGCTTCCTTCCACATAAACTAAATAATTCACAAGTGGGTGGACGAGAGTTTGAGGTTCCTTTGGCTTCACGATGGAATGAGAATACAAGTGGTGGCCACgtgaaaaaattggaaggacaAGGAGAGAAGAGGGGAGGGTGGTGGTGCTGTctagtatatatatgtttataatgGCTCCAGGTCTGTGGTGGAGATGTTGATTAGTGCAATCCACATAAGGTCCCCCAATAGTTGTGGGTGCATGCCATTATTTCTCCATGTGATGAAGTTGCCATTTCTTTAAGCTatgccttctttttcttttggtctcGAACTTTTTGTCTATGCATTCGGACTAGTCACAAGAAGAAAGTTGAGAGTTGGGTTTGGTCCATGGATGTGGCAGATTACAAAACGATCCAAGTTTGATGGTGGACTGAATTTGAATTCGAACAATTATTGTTCGGTAGAAAGTTTCAGGGCCTGGTCCAATGTTCTGGTGGCCCAAAGCTATTTAAGTAGTTTTGTGTTCAGCATGAGACAGCCCAATACCCCTCATGGTAAAACTAGTAACATTTTTTcacttaaaaaacaaaagcatttgGTAGgttattttcaaataaagttttgaagatgtgagtttaatataatCCTTAAGAAAAGTTAGAATGGAGTATCAATAGTGCAGTTTCCCTATATACGTTTCAAACTTCAGACCTAGGAGATGAGAGACTTAGAATTCTGCCCTAAATCCGAGACTTAAGTCCTAACTAGACATCAAGCTTCAAACATTACCATTCGAACCTCAAATTATAGGCCTAAAACTGCACATCAACCTTGGGTTTGATTCCTAACCCTAAGTATCGAAACCTTAATCTCGAGTTCGAGCTTGATTTCTGGCCTCTGAACTTTGGAtgctgaaaaacaaaaacaaaagtaaaggaaGTGTTACATTTGTCCTCACATCACTTCTCAAAGAGATAAAGACTccaaaattgaacaattctcACCAGTTCAATTGGTGATGTTAGATTTTGTCCTCACTTTCCACCCCCTTCCCTAGTTTTCTTCCCAAACTAGCGATGTTTACATATGACATgtatgctttcttttttttttggacaaagaAGCTTTCATTAAAAAACAGAATAGGCATACAAAAGGATACCATCCTGAACAGCTAAAAGAAACTCAGggaaaaaaactaaactcaCAGTCTAGTAACCAGTTTTCCCCCACTAAGACAATGCTTATGTTCTCGTTTGTTTCACTTTTGTTTAGCCATTTACGGAACCCATCATCTTATTACTTGACCTATCAGATTGTCATAAAGTGTTAATCTGGTTTCACATCTAGAGGAAAGAAAACTCACCCAAGTAAACAATCTGACCAAATCAAAAGCATTCTAGTTTTATATTAAGATTTTGTTGCAAACTTCCACATCAACTCCtcaattttctttctgaaaCTAATAAAAGAAGTGAACATCATCCTcccctttgtgtttttttattgcGATAAATCTCAGTTAGTGGAACTTGGGTGATCCTGCTGAGACCGTTTCAAATTTCCATTGGAGACGCAAAACCAattaagaacaaaagaaaaaaacccacAGAAGGGTTCTTGACCTCTCTGTTTCAACAATCACCATCACTTAATCtgttgattaattaattaaacatgttTTGTTCGGTAATCAGATGGATTTAGCATAGAAATTTCCATATAGGTATTGTTGCAGGACCGCGGGGGTCAGGTCCACTCCAAGCTTTGTGTTCTGGAATTAATCTGAATTGTGCAAACACCTAACTCTGCAAAATGCCAAACCacccaacaaacaaacaattcATGGTCGTCAAAACACCGCACTTACTCTCATATGAACACGTCAAACACGAGATCATGGACTTCATATGTCAAAAAAAACGACCATTTATTTGCAGATAATAAttaacacaaaaaacaaaaaaacgcGTCCACAACATGTCATGCATACATAAATAagcaacaacagcagcagcagagtTACTGCATGCCTTTAATGGCCGAAACTTTTGGCCTAAATTTTCTTCACCTTGACAAAATTCAAGCACAAATAGGAAAAAGTCCCCTGACAAGAAAAATGATTTGAAATTATAAGTTGAGGTGTACGTTTTAGGGCGTGTATTTTATCACTACTCATTCCTGCTTTCCTCCTTATTTACAATGATATCCGCACGATAATAACGTGAGACATCTGGATAAGagaataactatatatatgtggactctaatgaaattaaattgtgGGTGTTTCCCACAAAGTTTTGTAATTGTGTGCTCCAGGAAATTGAAGATTTGAGGTTTGTTTTTCAGGAAGTGAAagagaaaatccaaaaaacaATGTTATCTGAAATGTGATATGTTCCCACCACTAGTATATACCACTCACTCATCAACAATTGTATGattaaaaaggcaaaaaattaaaataataaaaaaaattcaaacatgaGATGAAACAGCTTTTGGCAGCAGCACAAGCAAATGGATCCATCATGGTGATGAGAGCATTATGTAACAAGAGAAGTAAAAAGATTGACATGAAATGGAGGAAGATTGATGGTGAGGTCACAATGACTAAACATGAAGTAAGAAATTGTCCGGCTATATAACCATATGAACCATGTCACAAGGGAGcttctagattttttttttaatttaaaattttctttttttgaataCAGCCACAATTAAGAGACAGTCCAttgttttgtgttggtttTTCACACTTTCAATTGCCGGGGTGAAATCTTTTCATGGACGATGTCGTTTTCGTCAGATTCCAATAAGATCAAAACAGGTGTTGCCCATCTTGATCATTGACAAAGATGAAACTGCGAGTGTGTGTTGATTAAGACAGGAAAGATGTGAATGGCTTACCTAATTATTGCTCATCTGTGGTGGGATTGCAGGAAGGAAGACACATCAAGCAGTTTGCGTTGTGATAAACCAAGCTGCTTCCATCTCCCTCAAACTGGGAGTCTCATTTAATTCGATGAGATGATTTTGGTAATTCGTTGGCTCAAAATAAGCAAACACAGCAGCAAAAGTCCTTGTattgattttatttgaaaaactgGAAAACTTTGGAAGCTTCATGAACCTACCCTCCTCTCCCCCCACATGAACTGCCTCTGCTTTATTAGATTCCTGACAGCTACGTACTTGCAATTggtataattttttatgttttttcataCAACAATTGTATTTCGAACTTCAAACTTACTGattgctttttgtttgttttttttgtttttgtttttgtttttgtttacgAAATAAAGTTGTATGTCAGTTAAGATGGAAGTGTGGAGTGAAGCTTTCAAACTtactggttttggttttggttttttgtggGGTTAATGTCATTTTACTTATAATCCAAGTAAGCTTTATTAAGATATGTGAACTAGCTAACTAGaaacatatttaaaattattgaaCTCAATTCCATTAAGTAATGGATAATCATATATCTTTACATTAATGGTCATGTGCTACTCATATGAGTGAGACAATCGTTGTGTATAACGGGTGCATGCATGGTTACTAGTCATAATCTACAATGACATCACGTTTGCTAGGTCTCAGGAAGGTGAAAATGAAatgtctctctctgtttctatCAAGTTCTACGAATTTCCAGAAGAGTTTGcactgggttttgttttcgaAGTTCAAATCGTGTGAAAAATGTTCTGTCTGATCAGAATGCCaagagaaaggaaggaaaatacgtacaaaacaaaagaaagttacagaaaaattgcaaaagtAAACAGTCTATAGTCTGTCTTGACACATAATTAATTCACTgttttcgtccaaaaaaacaaaaaataattaattcaatgaaacaaaaaataattcaatgaaataaaaaaggtgACGACCCTCAATGATGTGCACTGTGAGCCAAAACTAAGACATATCTTTTGTCAAAAAAGACTGTTCCCTTTGATGATCAATCTTCTGGctatcctctctctctctcctactACAATTCAAACTTCCCGGCCAAACTAGCTACCACCCCGTCTTGATTCAGTGACGTTTCGGAGACTGTGTAGGCTTTTGATGTACAAGTTATTCAAATTGACGAAAACTGAACATACGATAAAAAATGataacaaattaaatttacaaaattaaaccaCGATGGCTACCGATTACCGTAAACTACAAGGATCATTTGTGGTTTTTGGTCAATACAAGTTATacaatatacatgtatgcatCTTTGACAAACCCAGCATATCTTAAATATTAATCATATACTTTTTGTTCGTCTTAAATTTTAGGTAAACCAAAAGAATTTTTGTGTCTCTCTTCGAGCAATCAGATTTCATCATTAATTTGGGCGGTTGTTAAGTACAACTTATCTTTCACAACTCATAATTAGAGGCAAATTAACATGACAAGAGCTTTCACACTAAATCAGAAATATGTGTGCGTATGTAACCCGTTATGCATGACAATCCCTTTTGGAAATGTCCCATGGTAGTTaatattcttttcaatttttaaggGGCTATAATTGCCAAAGAGTTAAAAATTGTATTGGATTTTCTATGATatgatttgttttgttgctGTAATTGATAACgtacattaaaatttaatttcgtGACACGTTATGATGATATGTGTCGTATTTCGTATATGACAAGATTAAGAATGCGGATTTTTACAAGTGGCAGTTGAAGATGTTGACCGATACTTTGCTTAATTATGTGAGGCAGTcgtttttactttttagttTCCAATATCCGGGGTCGGATTTAGAACTTGATGTATGTCTGATTTAGAAAGGTAAACATTGGTCGCTAGGCCGGAAATACACATCAGTTTTTTGGCCTGAAGTGGTGGTCCACTAGCACATCTAAACTTATCATTTTTGGGGGATTTAAGTCATAATGATTTAGACACCTCAAAATGGGCCATGATTTATCAACTAATGAGGCATGGCTTTGGGTGCTCTGAGGTTTTCCACAGCGCGATTCACACTGCTAATGGATGAATGAAATGAATATTATTTGATGAAAATGAACGAGTGGgaaaatatcaaatcaaatcccacAGGGCACAGGGCACAGGCCACAGGCattgaattaattattaaaataatgatGATGTTATCATGATGCTAAAACACGCAATCTAGCTACTTATCTCCTAATTCTGTAATCTTATCTTAGTTTTGAAGTATATTAACTAAACACAACACCATTTAACACATTGCATTTCCATAAAATatttggaagagaaaaaagaggttGAAATGGTGAGATGAAACAGTCAATTGCTCGAATGTCTAAACCTCGACAGCTACCTGAAATGTATAAGGTCCTGCATCAAATCTTTCACCTTTCACATGGACAGACTGACCAATTGTTATGTGAAGCCTCAAACATACACTTTGCTATACACTAATGAATCATCATTCACGTTGAATAAAGAATTAGGTGGCCAGCTAGCTGTGCTAGCTTTAACCCTAAAGACAAATAGAAACTCCCAAAACAAGCTCGGTTTGTTTTCTAAGCACCatcaatttgaattaaaattcaaggaacaaaaattcaataaattatttaGTGAAATATGTACCTATCCGGGTCACTattttttggcttaaaaatGTTAAATGATAAGATACGGTTAAGATGGATGGTTTTTTAAGTACcgtttataacaaaatttctgCCAACAAAATCTAGCACATTAGAAAGGGACTTAGTActactaaaaaaaagaagatgaatgaGGCATGCCATCATGAAGTGTTTTTCCTGATTAATTTTGTGAATTAAACAAAGTATACTGGACCCGAATGTTAAATGTGACTAGTTCGAGGAAAGTCCACAATTGCAgcatatgttttttttgtcttgCAGCCATGGTGGAACTTTTCGGAACATTCATTTAACATTTGTTGAAATTCGTGCACACCATTTATTATTGAGCTTGCTTGTTCTTTTATTAGTGATACATATTTGCGAAAGTTGAGTTCATTTCTTGCAAGTTACAATATAGTTACTCAATTGCGGGAAATTGAGATAACCAATTTAAATTCTGCTAACTAACTTCTTGCAATTAACTTAATTAtacatctctcactctctaaAAGTCTTGACTTCAAGTCCTATCATTTGTATAATGCgtgtaattttaatatattatcgccactttcaataaaaaatattcttaaaacaatgttattTCACCTTCttattctttaaataaaaaagaaaaatgatactTTTCAATCATATACGGAAGcttcataatatttttttttctctgttaaTTTCATTAATTCTAGAAGTATTCAATTGCTTTACTTCAGACAAAGTCAAATTAAAgcaattttcacaaaaataaagtaaaagctacctactctcttttttttttgttaattttatattttattttatatcgAATCGAAGTCGACTGCAAAGAGGCGAAGAATGCCTTTATACCGCTTTGACTAATTGATCTAAACTCATGTACATATTGCAGATAAATATCCCTCATCACCGTTTATAAAGAAGGAATGTTAGTACGTATCTATACGTCAAAGCAGTTTGGAAATCCATATCTCCCAGTCTTTTCCCAGAGTCTTCTAGTTTTACGCTTACTCATTCAGAGACAATAGTCCAACttccatccataccacaaaacataaaataatattaaaacaaaaataaaagacaatttATTCAATTCATTTAAATTCTAAATCGCGTGACTAAATTCAACAGCAGCACACAAACTTTGTATATAAAAGGCCCCATAATATCTCATCCAACTTAGCAACATTTTGAGTTGCACACAACACCAAACTACTCTacgcacccaaaaaaaacacaaaccacatGGATTCTCTTCTCCAAGCCTTGCAACCCCTACAACCCATGAcactcttcttcatcatcccaTTCCTCTTCCTCTCCGGCCTAGTCTTCCTATACCGGTCCCGAAGACGCTCCCCCTACCCACCGGGCCCCACAGGCCTCCCCATCATCGGCAACATGCTGATGATGGACCAACTAACCCACCGAGGCCTTGCCAAACTGGCCAAGCAATATGGCGGCATCTTCCACCTCCGCATGGGGTTCCTCCACATGGTCGGCATTTCAAACCCTGACGTGGCTCGCCAGGTCCTCCAAGTCCAGGACAACATCTTCTCCAACCGCCCCGCCACCATCGCCATCAGCTACCTCACCTACGACCGGGCCGACATGGCTTTCGCCCACTACGGTCCCTTTTGGCGCCAGATGCGTAAGCTCTGCGTGATGAAGCTCTTCAGCCGGAAGCGCGCAGAGTCCTGGGACGCCGTGAGGGACGAGGTGGACACGGCTGTCCGTACCGTCGCTGTTCAGGCCGGTTCGGCTGTGAATATAGGGGAGCTGGTTTTTTCGTTGACGAAGAATATTATTTATCGGGCGGCCTTCGGGACGAGCTCGGAGGAAGGGCAGGATGAGTTTATTGGGATATTGCAGGAATTTTCGAAGTTGTTCGGGGCTTTTAATATTGCGGATTTTATTCCTTGCCTTGGTTGGGTTGACCCTCAGGGGCTCAACAACAGGCTGGCTAGGGCTCGTCAGTCGTTGGATAGATTTATCGACAGCATCATAGACGACCACatacagaagaagaagaagaagaagagtgagGGATCGAATGGCGGTGAAACTGATATGGTCGATGAATTGTTGGCTTTTTACAGTGATGAAGCCAAAGTAAATGAGTCTGACGACAATTTGCAAAACGCCATCAACCTTACTAGAGATAACATCAAGGCCATCATCATGGTAAATTATTGCGCTTTCTATACCATATAAAACCACAATTAATTcggaaaaatctgaaaatgcTTACGTATTATGTTGTTAGACTGTAAGTTTCTATcggataatattattttgaattgATTACGAATCAAATTCACATTCCAACAACGTAACATATCAGTCATTtagtaaactaaataaatgaactaattaattgacatgtgtTGCATGCAGGATGTTATGTTTGGCGGGACAGAGACGGTGGCATCGGCGATAGAGTGGGCCATGGCAGAGCTAATGAGGAACCCAGAGGAGCTAAAGAGGGTCCAACAAGAACTTGCTGACGTGGTGGGTCTTGATCGCCGACCAGAAGAGGGAGACTTTGAGAAGTTGACTTACCTAAAATGTGCACTTAAAGAGACACTGCGGCTCCACCCTCCGATTCCACTGCTCCTCCACGAGACGGCGGAGGACGCGGAGGTGGCCGGCTACCACATCCCTAAAAAGTCACGCGTTATGATCAACTCGTGGGCCATCGGGCGTGACAAGGACTCGTGGGAGGACGCCGAGTCCTTCAAGCCCTCTAGGTTTTTGAAAGAAGGTGTGCCGGACTTTAAGGGGAGCAACTTCGAGTTCCTTCCGTTCGGGTCCGGTCGGAGGTCGTGCCCGGGCATGCAGCTCGGGTTGTACTCGCTGGAGTTGGCGGTGGGGCATTTGCTCCACTGTTTTACGTGGGAGTTGCCTGATGGAATGAAACCCAGTGAGCTCGACATGAACGACGTGTTTGGACTCACCGCTCCCAGAGCGAGTCGACTCATTGCCGTACCGAGTAAAAGGGTGGTTTGTCCACTCTGAATCTGATGATCTCATGACGAGGATGAGAAAAACAGAGTTTGCATGTGTTAATTGGtgtcccaaaatttcaagtaTACATAACAATGAAACGGCGACGCACAGGTAAATTgcagggttttttttttttttttcttccttttttttatatttaaaatatttgggaagaacccagaaaacaaataattgaaaagagactttggaaaaacgAAATGAGGGAATTTgtattctctttctttgtgTATAAACACTCTCTTTGATTTGTTTCATATGTATGGAAATTTGTCTtggattttctctctttttcctcttttttttttcccttactATTGTATTCAAATAATGGatcaatttgaaaaatatatatatttgtcacagtggaaaaaaaataatattattattgcaAACACTTGGTATATAATTTTGTGtaatttgcaattctttctcgTGACTTTAGGGAAGATATGTGGCTGGATGTGtgaatatttatattaagTTTGTATATGCTTGCGACTGAAGGTGTTCATACTGTCATCAGCAACTCCAAGAATTGACACTTTTGACTATTTCACTTGCTATATAGTGCTAAATGTGAATCTCAATATAAGGCTCTATGGTGCATGAATGAGTTAGAGCAAAGTATTTTGGTGGGTCCATTGACGAAGTTTCTCAATAAATCAATCATGTGATGAAAGAGATAGACACAATTATACAATACGGAGTATCAGGGTAGCCGCCCTGCCCGTGGTGCAATATGCATCAAACATGTGCATGCAAAAGAGTGTTGTAATGCGCTTGGTGTAATATACTAGGTACTCACGAAAATTATACTAGTACTGAGCACTGGAGTGGTGCAATATGCATCAAACATTTGCGTGCAAAAAAGTGTTGTAATGGGCCTGGTGGCAACAAAACATGTTTGTACTTGGTACAATTGAtacagagaaggagagagggatatataaaatatattgagTTTAGGTAGGCAGTGAGGACAAGTGAGGAGGACGTGAGGCCtttcttgtgttttctttGGGTAGAATAATGAGACTGGGCATGAGGTTGAGAGGTGAGGTGAGGTGGAGGGAGGTTCCATCTGAGATTTCCCATCTTCAACAAACGTGGGATATGGACAATAGAGGACATAAGGGCCACCAATATGTAATCCAATCAGATTCAGTAGGAtatttgtatattatatatccaTCCTTGTCCCTTTTTGTAAAGTTGGTGGCCTGGTGCTTGAATAAGACCCCACTGTGCTTAGAAGTTTAGCTTGCGTTTGGGAAATGGAGTGGGGTTGAATACTATCCTATCCAATCCAGTTCAAACACACCAACCTATTTCCATCccactccattttatttttaaggcCTCTGTATTGCATTTGTGTATATGCCGCACTCAAATTAGACTGATGAGTTTTGAGATCAAACTTTGGAACACCCCAGGATGTAGATGTGTACAGAGAAGACCTAGAGATAGATTGATGAATGCGTTTTTATTTGTTAGATTGGAGGAAACCGAACTCTTAACTACTCGTCATAACCTATTACTCCAATTTCATTCCTTACCCCATTTGAGTTAACTCCCAAAGATTTTCAGTCACAAAATAAGGGTTACAACTTGAACTGTTCATCTAGTGTTGAATAATTAGGAGTTATAATGAGAGGATGCTTAATAGTCACTGATTAATTGCACAGCTATTAGTGGaaggtttttttggttttttgttttaaaaagaaacaaaattattaataGATGCTATCAGACCCA
Proteins encoded in this region:
- the LOC109950411 gene encoding glycine-rich protein 2-like, which gives rise to MEIKGSVFGVCLGLAVFLSMCLVDGLEDSDAIDGGINAGFNNATAAVIPKLTASSDEVLVKSNNNQNGGGGGGGGGGGGGGNGGQGGGSGGGAGGGNGGASGDGRGFNDVWEPFDAAILVVPTANSSD
- the LOC18771703 gene encoding cytochrome P450 84A1, encoding MDSLLQALQPLQPMTLFFIIPFLFLSGLVFLYRSRRRSPYPPGPTGLPIIGNMLMMDQLTHRGLAKLAKQYGGIFHLRMGFLHMVGISNPDVARQVLQVQDNIFSNRPATIAISYLTYDRADMAFAHYGPFWRQMRKLCVMKLFSRKRAESWDAVRDEVDTAVRTVAVQAGSAVNIGELVFSLTKNIIYRAAFGTSSEEGQDEFIGILQEFSKLFGAFNIADFIPCLGWVDPQGLNNRLARARQSLDRFIDSIIDDHIQKKKKKKSEGSNGGETDMVDELLAFYSDEAKVNESDDNLQNAINLTRDNIKAIIMDVMFGGTETVASAIEWAMAELMRNPEELKRVQQELADVVGLDRRPEEGDFEKLTYLKCALKETLRLHPPIPLLLHETAEDAEVAGYHIPKKSRVMINSWAIGRDKDSWEDAESFKPSRFLKEGVPDFKGSNFEFLPFGSGRRSCPGMQLGLYSLELAVGHLLHCFTWELPDGMKPSELDMNDVFGLTAPRASRLIAVPSKRVVCPL